The Gammaproteobacteria bacterium genome includes a region encoding these proteins:
- a CDS encoding cytochrome c, with protein sequence MPTKLLAILFPALLMASGGTSAAPPDFAQGRTLHNANCTACHGNMTGGDGITLYTRSPRLVNSTPHLAKRVRYCASGAQLPWSNQDIADVVLYLDRQFYNFDR encoded by the coding sequence GTGCCAACGAAGCTTCTTGCCATCCTGTTCCCCGCGCTGCTCATGGCAAGCGGCGGAACAAGCGCAGCGCCACCGGATTTCGCTCAAGGGCGAACGCTGCACAACGCGAATTGCACGGCCTGCCACGGCAACATGACCGGCGGTGACGGCATCACGTTGTATACGCGCAGCCCGCGCCTGGTGAACTCGACGCCGCACCTCGCAAAGCGCGTCCGGTATTGCGCGTCCGGCGCTCAACTGCCGTGGTCGAATCAGGATATCGCCGATGTCGTTCTTTATCTCGACCGCCAGTTTTACAACTTCGACAGGTAA